Proteins co-encoded in one Cytophaga hutchinsonii ATCC 33406 genomic window:
- a CDS encoding 3-hydroxyacyl-CoA dehydrogenase/enoyl-CoA hydratase family protein, translating to MSHRKIRKVAVLGSGVMGSRIACHFANIGLEVLLLDIVPKEPNDAEKAKGLTLESKAVRNRIVNDALMASLKSNPAPLYDAAFASRITTGNFDDNMKDIASFDWIVEAVVENIDIKKKVYEQVESFRTPGTLITSNTSGIPMHLMSEARSEDFQKHFCGVHFFNPPRYMRLLEIIPGPKTSPEVIDFLMLYGDLYLGKTTVLCKDTPGFIANRIGIYGIMEALHTIIDLGLSVEEVDKLTGPVIGRPKSATFRTLDVVGIDTVIKVANGLLAGAPNDEAKDMFVLPEILKKIDENKWYGDKSQQGFYKKTKNDAGQTEILSLNLNSLLYGQQQKVKFAALEQTKAIEDLKPRFSVLIKSADKAGQFYRRTFLGLFKYVSNRIPEISDELYRIDDAMRTGFGWELGPFETWDAVGVAKAVKLMEEDGRKPAQWVYEMLEAGNTSFYKSENGKRLYYDIPSKSYKVIPGTESFIILDTLRANKPVFKNAGATLHDIGDGIVNLEFHTKMNTLGGEVVDAINRSIGIAEKDFQGIVIGNDGANFSAGANLALVLMYAIEQEYDEIDFMIRAFQNTMMRARYSSIPVVVAPHNLTLGGGCEMTLHADHVQAFAETYIGLVEFGVGLIPAGGGTKEFTLRVSDSFEDGDIQVNNLKNMYMHIATAKVATSAEEARSMGILRKSDGITLNRSRLIADAKAAAISLAEAGYTQPKQRKDIKVLGQSALGMFYAGANSMVSGKYMSEHDRKISEKLAYIMCGGDLSAPTLVSEQYLLDLEREAFLSLTGEKKTLERIQSILTSGRPLRN from the coding sequence ATGAGCCATCGAAAAATTCGCAAAGTTGCAGTATTGGGTTCCGGCGTAATGGGGTCTCGAATTGCTTGTCATTTTGCAAACATTGGTTTGGAAGTGTTGCTTCTGGACATTGTTCCGAAAGAGCCTAATGATGCTGAAAAAGCAAAAGGCCTGACGCTTGAAAGTAAAGCTGTTCGTAACCGCATTGTAAATGATGCGCTGATGGCTTCACTTAAATCAAATCCTGCTCCTTTGTATGATGCTGCCTTTGCATCCCGCATCACAACAGGAAATTTTGATGACAACATGAAAGACATCGCTTCGTTCGATTGGATCGTTGAAGCGGTTGTTGAAAATATAGATATTAAAAAGAAAGTCTACGAGCAGGTTGAATCGTTCCGTACACCGGGCACCCTGATCACATCAAACACGTCGGGGATCCCGATGCACCTGATGTCTGAAGCACGCAGCGAAGATTTTCAAAAACATTTCTGTGGTGTACACTTTTTCAACCCGCCACGCTACATGCGTTTATTGGAGATCATTCCCGGACCGAAAACAAGTCCGGAAGTTATTGATTTCTTAATGCTGTATGGTGATCTGTATTTAGGAAAAACTACCGTACTGTGTAAAGATACTCCCGGTTTCATTGCAAACCGCATCGGTATCTACGGAATTATGGAAGCGTTGCATACCATTATTGATCTTGGTTTGTCGGTTGAAGAAGTTGATAAATTAACCGGTCCGGTTATTGGTCGACCAAAGTCAGCAACCTTCCGTACGCTTGATGTGGTAGGGATCGACACGGTGATCAAAGTTGCAAATGGTTTGCTTGCCGGTGCACCGAACGATGAAGCAAAGGACATGTTTGTTCTTCCTGAAATTCTGAAAAAAATTGATGAGAACAAATGGTATGGTGATAAATCACAGCAAGGTTTTTATAAGAAAACTAAAAACGATGCCGGCCAAACGGAGATTCTTTCGTTGAACCTGAATTCGTTGTTATACGGTCAGCAGCAAAAAGTAAAGTTTGCTGCTCTTGAACAAACGAAAGCAATTGAAGATCTGAAACCACGTTTTTCTGTTTTAATAAAATCAGCAGACAAGGCAGGACAATTTTACAGAAGAACATTCTTAGGTCTTTTCAAATACGTTTCAAACCGTATTCCTGAAATCTCCGATGAATTGTATCGCATTGATGATGCCATGCGCACCGGTTTCGGCTGGGAACTTGGTCCGTTTGAAACATGGGATGCTGTTGGCGTAGCGAAGGCTGTGAAGTTGATGGAAGAAGATGGTCGTAAGCCTGCGCAGTGGGTATACGAAATGCTTGAAGCAGGCAACACAAGTTTCTACAAATCAGAAAACGGAAAGCGTTTGTACTATGATATTCCGAGCAAGTCGTACAAAGTAATTCCGGGTACAGAATCATTTATTATTTTAGATACACTTCGTGCAAACAAACCGGTGTTTAAAAATGCTGGCGCAACCTTACACGATATTGGCGATGGAATTGTAAATCTTGAGTTCCATACAAAAATGAATACGCTGGGCGGCGAAGTGGTAGATGCGATCAACCGTTCGATTGGTATCGCAGAAAAAGATTTCCAGGGAATAGTAATCGGTAACGATGGTGCAAACTTCTCTGCCGGTGCAAACCTTGCGCTGGTATTGATGTACGCGATCGAACAGGAATACGATGAAATTGATTTCATGATCCGTGCATTCCAGAATACCATGATGCGTGCGCGTTACTCGTCGATACCGGTTGTTGTAGCACCACACAATCTAACACTTGGCGGTGGTTGTGAAATGACGTTACATGCCGATCACGTTCAAGCATTTGCTGAAACCTATATTGGTTTGGTAGAGTTTGGTGTAGGTTTGATTCCTGCCGGTGGCGGTACAAAAGAATTTACGCTACGTGTAAGTGATTCATTCGAAGATGGTGATATCCAGGTAAACAATCTGAAGAATATGTACATGCACATTGCAACGGCTAAAGTTGCAACCTCTGCGGAAGAAGCAAGAAGCATGGGCATCCTTCGTAAGAGCGATGGAATTACATTAAACAGAAGTCGTTTGATTGCGGATGCAAAAGCAGCAGCGATCAGTTTGGCAGAAGCAGGATATACGCAACCAAAACAACGCAAGGATATTAAAGTTCTTGGTCAGTCGGCATTAGGCATGTTCTATGCAGGTGCAAACTCCATGGTATCCGGTAAATATATGTCAGAGCACGATCGTAAGATCTCTGAGAAGCTGGCGTACATCATGTGCGGCGGCGACTTATCTGCACCTACATTGGTATCGGAGCAATACTTACTGGATCTCGAACGTGAAGCGTTTTTGTCACTTACCGGTGAAAAGAAGACGTTGGAGAGGATACAAAGTATTTTGACGAGCGGACGACCACTTCGTAACTAG
- a CDS encoding type IA DNA topoisomerase, which translates to MKLCIAEKPSVAKDIAEVLGAKKRNDGYWEGNGYQVTWTFGHFCTLKEPHDYLDRWKMWRLEDLPMIPPSFGIKLIDNSGVKKQFNVIQKLVNACDEVINCGDAGQEGELIQRWVLLKAKCAVPVKRLWISSLTTEAIKEGFTKLKEADQYNNLYAAGSARAIGDWLLGMNATRLFTKKFGQGKIVLSIGRVQTPTLAMIVARQKEIDAFVSEEYWELKTTYRETEFTATIERLKSLDKANKGLEYLKGHPFVVTSFEIKEGKEGNPKLFDLTLLQVEANKKFGYSAEDTLKYVQTLYEKKFVTYPRVDTTYLSEDLYPKVKGILEDLTIYSHLTAPVLAKPIPKSKAVFDDKKVTDHHAIIPTGVTPSPNLQIEEKRIYDLIARRFIAVFYPECKVSNTTVLGTVGQVEFKATGKQIIEAGWKEVYANDKTEKKEEGDEEKVMPNFTVGETGPHEPKVHQGKTSPPKAYTEATLLRAMETAGKQVEDEEMRELLKDNGIGRPSTRANIIETLFRRKYIERKKKNIFATQTGMDLIDCIHSELLKSAELTGNWERKLRLMEKGEYQLETFKQELIDMVTEITKEVKSNSYKAIYIAPEKSKAPARSAPKEPATGSKEGKTKEAKEKKIKEEVSIETLKCPKCKEYLLKKGNTAYGCSNFQQCGFKIPFVMLGKKLSDKNIFDLLSKGKTAKMKGFVMPGTEKEVEGKLVMSGNFNLELE; encoded by the coding sequence ATGAAGCTTTGCATTGCCGAAAAACCTAGTGTTGCCAAAGATATCGCTGAAGTACTTGGTGCTAAAAAGCGCAACGATGGCTATTGGGAAGGTAATGGATATCAGGTAACGTGGACATTCGGGCATTTTTGTACCCTGAAAGAACCACATGATTATCTGGACAGGTGGAAGATGTGGCGCCTGGAAGATCTTCCTATGATCCCCCCTAGTTTCGGTATTAAACTGATCGACAATTCAGGCGTTAAAAAACAATTTAACGTAATTCAAAAACTGGTAAATGCCTGCGACGAAGTTATAAATTGTGGTGATGCCGGACAGGAAGGAGAACTGATTCAGCGCTGGGTCTTGCTGAAAGCAAAATGTGCCGTACCGGTAAAGCGATTATGGATCTCGTCGTTAACAACCGAAGCGATTAAAGAAGGTTTTACAAAATTAAAAGAAGCGGACCAATATAATAATTTATATGCCGCAGGCAGTGCCCGTGCCATCGGCGATTGGCTGCTGGGTATGAATGCTACGCGTCTGTTCACTAAAAAATTCGGCCAGGGCAAAATTGTTCTGTCTATAGGCCGTGTGCAGACACCTACGCTGGCAATGATCGTAGCGCGGCAGAAGGAAATAGACGCCTTCGTTTCAGAAGAGTACTGGGAGTTAAAAACCACCTACCGTGAAACGGAATTCACCGCTACCATTGAGCGTTTAAAGTCGCTCGACAAAGCAAACAAAGGACTTGAGTATTTAAAAGGACATCCGTTTGTAGTTACATCCTTCGAAATTAAAGAAGGCAAAGAAGGAAATCCAAAACTTTTTGATCTTACGTTACTTCAGGTTGAAGCAAATAAAAAATTCGGTTATTCGGCTGAAGACACGTTGAAATATGTACAGACCTTATACGAAAAAAAGTTTGTCACCTATCCAAGAGTAGATACCACGTACCTTTCTGAAGATCTGTACCCAAAAGTGAAAGGCATTTTAGAAGACTTAACCATTTACAGTCATTTAACGGCTCCGGTTCTGGCCAAACCAATTCCGAAATCAAAGGCTGTTTTTGACGATAAAAAAGTTACGGATCACCACGCCATTATTCCTACGGGTGTTACCCCGTCTCCGAATTTACAGATTGAGGAAAAACGTATTTATGATTTAATCGCACGCCGTTTTATTGCTGTATTCTATCCGGAATGTAAAGTGTCCAACACAACGGTATTAGGCACTGTGGGGCAGGTAGAGTTTAAAGCTACGGGAAAGCAGATCATTGAAGCAGGCTGGAAAGAAGTCTATGCAAACGATAAAACGGAAAAGAAAGAAGAAGGCGACGAAGAAAAAGTAATGCCCAACTTTACCGTAGGCGAAACCGGACCGCACGAGCCCAAAGTACATCAAGGGAAAACGTCTCCGCCGAAAGCATACACTGAAGCAACGCTGCTGCGTGCTATGGAAACAGCAGGCAAACAGGTTGAAGACGAAGAGATGCGTGAACTGTTAAAGGACAACGGTATCGGCCGCCCGTCAACACGCGCCAATATTATTGAAACACTTTTCAGACGGAAATACATAGAACGTAAAAAGAAAAATATTTTTGCTACGCAAACGGGCATGGATCTGATCGATTGCATCCACTCTGAATTATTGAAGAGCGCTGAACTGACCGGCAACTGGGAACGCAAGCTGCGCCTGATGGAGAAAGGCGAATATCAGCTCGAAACCTTCAAGCAGGAGTTAATTGATATGGTTACCGAGATTACCAAAGAAGTTAAAAGCAATTCCTACAAAGCAATCTACATTGCACCGGAGAAATCCAAAGCACCGGCCAGGTCTGCCCCGAAAGAACCGGCAACCGGCAGCAAAGAAGGTAAGACAAAGGAAGCAAAAGAAAAAAAGATTAAGGAAGAGGTTTCCATTGAAACATTAAAATGCCCTAAGTGTAAAGAATATCTGCTGAAAAAAGGAAATACTGCTTACGGCTGTTCAAATTTTCAGCAATGCGGATTTAAAATTCCGTTTGTAATGCTGGGTAAAAAACTCAGCGATAAAAACATTTTTGATTTGCTGAGCAAAGGCAAGACAGCCAAAATGAAAGGTTTCGTAATGCCCGGCACAGAGAAAGAAGTGGAAGGCAAACTGGTGATGAGCGGTAATTTTAACTTAGAGCTGGAGTAA
- a CDS encoding AMP-dependent synthetase/ligase — protein MAVTRLFDLIPQQIAKYPKQDALATKENGTWISYSSVRVQEIIDKVSIGFIKSGLQKDDKVAIISPNRPEWNFIDLGLQQIGAVSVPIYPTLTVEDYRYIFDDAEVKMVFVYDEQLFAKATEAVNGSRTNPVIYTLQDVNGAKSWKDITALADGQPASMLDPYKANVFNDDLLTLIYTSGTTGKPKGVMLTHNNILSNVLAAIPLMPVNHNHKALSFLPLCHVYERMLCYLYLSQGVSIYYAESTDTVGENLKEVQPHMFVTVPRLLEKVYDKIVAKGAELTGIKKFLFYWALELGLKYDMQKNQGFFYNIQLKLANKIIFSKWREALGGNVITVVSGGAALQPRLARVFWAAQIPVMEGYGLTETSPVIAVNRFNPDETRISTVGPLLPGVEVKIAEDGEILTRGPHIMKGYYKRPDLTAEAIDSEGWFHTGDIGQFVENKYLKITDRKKEMFKTSGGKYIAPQLVENKFKESRYIEQIMVIGEGEKFPSAIVVPSFADVKSWCEIKGIPYTTNEEMVCNAQVIEKFQKEFDEMNENFAQYERVKKFILMPRPFTIESGEMTPTLKLKRKIIMQNCQGQIEKMYAR, from the coding sequence ATGGCTGTTACACGTCTTTTCGATTTAATTCCGCAGCAGATTGCCAAGTATCCCAAACAAGATGCACTGGCAACCAAAGAGAATGGCACCTGGATTAGTTATTCTTCTGTGCGTGTTCAAGAAATTATTGATAAAGTAAGTATTGGCTTTATAAAATCGGGTTTACAAAAAGACGATAAAGTAGCCATTATTTCACCAAACCGTCCGGAATGGAATTTTATTGATCTGGGACTGCAACAGATAGGAGCGGTGAGTGTACCGATTTATCCGACACTTACGGTGGAAGATTACCGGTATATTTTTGATGACGCCGAAGTTAAAATGGTTTTTGTGTATGACGAACAATTATTTGCAAAAGCAACAGAAGCCGTAAACGGTTCCAGAACAAATCCTGTAATATATACCTTGCAGGATGTGAACGGAGCGAAAAGCTGGAAAGATATCACGGCACTGGCAGACGGCCAACCGGCTTCGATGCTTGATCCATATAAGGCAAATGTATTTAACGACGATCTGCTTACCTTGATTTATACGTCCGGAACTACAGGTAAGCCCAAGGGTGTTATGCTTACACATAACAATATATTAAGCAATGTACTGGCAGCGATTCCGCTGATGCCGGTTAATCACAATCATAAAGCACTTAGTTTTTTACCGTTGTGCCACGTGTATGAACGCATGTTGTGTTATCTGTACCTGTCTCAGGGGGTATCTATCTATTATGCAGAAAGTACAGATACAGTTGGCGAAAATTTAAAAGAAGTGCAGCCGCACATGTTTGTTACGGTGCCAAGGCTGCTTGAAAAAGTATACGATAAAATTGTTGCTAAGGGCGCTGAACTTACGGGCATTAAAAAATTCCTCTTCTATTGGGCACTTGAGCTGGGGTTAAAATATGATATGCAGAAAAATCAAGGCTTCTTTTATAACATTCAACTGAAGCTTGCCAATAAAATAATCTTCAGTAAATGGCGAGAAGCATTGGGTGGGAATGTGATTACCGTTGTTTCAGGCGGTGCTGCCTTACAGCCTCGTTTGGCGCGTGTTTTCTGGGCGGCGCAGATTCCGGTGATGGAAGGTTACGGTTTAACAGAGACGTCGCCGGTGATTGCCGTAAACAGATTCAATCCGGATGAAACACGAATCAGTACTGTTGGTCCGCTGTTGCCCGGAGTAGAAGTGAAGATCGCGGAAGACGGAGAAATCCTGACGCGCGGACCGCATATTATGAAAGGATACTACAAACGGCCGGATTTAACGGCCGAAGCAATTGACAGTGAAGGCTGGTTTCACACAGGAGATATCGGTCAGTTTGTAGAAAATAAATATTTAAAGATCACCGACCGTAAAAAAGAAATGTTTAAAACCTCGGGTGGTAAGTACATTGCACCGCAGCTGGTTGAAAATAAATTTAAAGAGTCGCGCTACATTGAACAAATAATGGTGATTGGTGAAGGGGAGAAATTCCCTTCTGCGATTGTGGTGCCGTCGTTTGCAGATGTAAAAAGCTGGTGTGAGATCAAAGGCATTCCGTATACGACAAACGAAGAAATGGTTTGCAATGCACAGGTGATCGAAAAATTCCAGAAAGAGTTTGACGAAATGAATGAAAACTTTGCACAGTATGAACGTGTAAAGAAATTCATTTTAATGCCAAGGCCATTTACGATAGAGAGCGGAGAAATGACACCGACATTGAAATTGAAACGTAAGATCATTATGCAGAATTGCCAGGGCCAGATAGAGAAGATGTATGCGAGGTAG
- a CDS encoding DUF4180 domain-containing protein, with protein MNIHIHPSSTTEIAEVLSGSIVISTIEDALNLMADIYYQGYDAIILHEKNITPAFFDLKTGIAGEILQKFSNYRMRLAIVGDFVKYNSKSFNDFVFESNKNKQINFVESLEEAIERLG; from the coding sequence ATGAACATTCACATCCATCCATCTTCCACCACAGAAATAGCAGAAGTACTTTCTGGAAGTATTGTTATTTCTACGATTGAAGATGCGTTGAATCTAATGGCCGATATTTACTATCAAGGCTATGACGCAATCATTCTCCACGAAAAGAACATCACTCCGGCTTTCTTTGATCTGAAAACAGGAATCGCCGGTGAGATTCTGCAGAAGTTTTCGAACTACCGCATGCGTCTGGCTATTGTTGGTGATTTCGTAAAATATAACAGTAAAAGCTTCAATGATTTTGTATTTGAAAGCAATAAGAATAAGCAGATTAATTTTGTTGAGTCGTTAGAGGAGGCGATTGAGCGGCTGGGGTGA
- a CDS encoding ammonium transporter translates to MNEITELAAQQAELTHAVDTVWVAICAALIFQMEGGFALLESGFVRSKNAISIIAKVMIDIMFGGIAFYAVGFGIAYGASNGWWAFGFGIPEGDMGLGLTVSNKLFWFIQMGFAIAAISIVSGAVAERIKIWAYAFFVLFFCACMYPLAANWVWNPNGWLAQLGFNDFAGSAAVHAMGGFAGLAAAIVLGPRIGKYNADGSINPIPGHNLTLSAVGAFILWFGWFGFNPGSTLGAVGKWELIGSVATNTFLSSAMGGISTMVYTFLRYKRIDITMVINGVLAGLVAITAGCNVVSANSAIIIGLIAGILIDVAVVAIDKMKVDDPVGAVAVHGVNGFFGTVAVGLFATKGGLFTTGDAHLLGVQTLGVTVIAVCSFAVTYLVFIVLKKTTGIRLGEREELAGTDAVEFGIEAYTTIE, encoded by the coding sequence ATGAACGAAATTACTGAGCTTGCTGCACAGCAAGCAGAGCTCACCCATGCCGTAGATACGGTTTGGGTAGCCATTTGTGCTGCACTGATCTTTCAGATGGAAGGCGGCTTCGCCCTACTTGAATCCGGATTTGTGCGATCTAAAAATGCCATTAGTATTATTGCCAAAGTAATGATCGACATCATGTTCGGTGGTATTGCGTTTTACGCGGTCGGTTTTGGAATTGCCTACGGCGCATCAAACGGCTGGTGGGCCTTTGGTTTTGGTATTCCGGAAGGCGATATGGGCCTGGGCCTTACCGTGTCAAATAAATTATTCTGGTTCATACAGATGGGTTTTGCTATCGCGGCTATCTCCATTGTATCAGGTGCCGTTGCTGAACGTATAAAGATCTGGGCGTATGCCTTCTTTGTGCTGTTTTTCTGTGCATGTATGTATCCGCTTGCAGCCAACTGGGTATGGAACCCGAATGGCTGGCTGGCTCAGCTGGGCTTTAATGATTTTGCAGGTTCTGCTGCAGTACACGCTATGGGCGGCTTTGCAGGCCTTGCAGCAGCGATCGTGCTTGGTCCGCGGATCGGTAAATACAATGCCGATGGTTCCATCAACCCGATTCCGGGTCACAACTTAACGTTATCTGCCGTTGGTGCATTTATTCTTTGGTTCGGCTGGTTCGGTTTTAATCCGGGCTCAACCTTAGGTGCCGTAGGCAAGTGGGAACTGATCGGCAGCGTTGCAACCAATACATTCCTGTCTTCAGCAATGGGTGGTATCTCCACCATGGTGTATACCTTCCTGCGTTACAAACGCATTGACATTACTATGGTAATCAATGGTGTGCTTGCAGGTCTTGTTGCTATTACAGCCGGCTGTAATGTGGTTAGTGCGAACTCCGCGATTATTATTGGTTTGATTGCAGGTATTTTAATTGACGTAGCCGTTGTTGCGATTGATAAAATGAAAGTGGACGATCCAGTGGGTGCTGTTGCGGTTCACGGTGTGAACGGCTTCTTCGGAACCGTTGCGGTTGGTTTGTTTGCAACAAAAGGTGGTTTATTCACCACAGGTGATGCCCACTTATTAGGTGTGCAGACATTAGGAGTAACAGTAATTGCCGTATGTTCTTTTGCAGTAACGTATCTCGTGTTTATCGTTTTAAAGAAAACAACCGGCATCCGTCTGGGTGAACGCGAAGAGCTTGCCGGCACAGACGCAGTTGAGTTTGGTATTGAAGCATATACAACCATCGAATAA
- a CDS encoding Spx/MgsR family RNA polymerase-binding regulatory protein codes for MPNITLFGIKNCDTMQKAFHWLDSKHIAYTFHDFKKGNLTQEDVSFWLKDLTIEEVINKKGTTWKKLSEDEKNAVSNENAAIELILKNPSLVKRPLVQMGKKHVVGFNPEQWDILFS; via the coding sequence ATGCCTAACATAACTCTTTTCGGAATTAAAAATTGTGATACCATGCAAAAAGCATTTCACTGGTTAGATTCTAAACACATTGCTTATACATTTCATGATTTTAAAAAAGGAAATCTGACGCAGGAAGATGTTTCCTTCTGGCTAAAAGATCTGACCATTGAAGAAGTAATAAATAAAAAAGGAACCACCTGGAAAAAACTCTCTGAAGACGAAAAAAATGCCGTTTCAAACGAAAACGCTGCTATTGAATTAATCTTAAAAAACCCTTCGTTAGTAAAACGTCCGTTGGTACAAATGGGTAAAAAACATGTAGTTGGCTTTAACCCGGAACAATGGGATATTCTTTTTTCTTAA
- a CDS encoding murein L,D-transpeptidase catalytic domain-containing protein, translating to MLRLFIPFCMLLLATCASNEKKNTVYEKIDSAKIAEAFKFCKKNGYDTTTAFFVDMSIHSGRNRFFVWDFAKKKVLYEGLCCHGMGKESTGSTPVFSNESGSYCTSLGKYKIGIRSYSQWGIHVHYKMHGLESTNSNAFNRIVVLHSYSLVSNTEIYPRHLPMGYSLGCPVVCDDLMTHLDVLLKKKTKPTLLWIYK from the coding sequence ATGCTGCGTCTATTTATTCCCTTTTGCATGTTATTGCTTGCTACATGTGCGAGTAATGAAAAGAAAAATACCGTTTATGAGAAAATTGACAGTGCTAAAATTGCCGAAGCATTCAAATTCTGTAAAAAAAATGGCTATGATACAACAACCGCTTTTTTTGTAGACATGAGTATACATTCCGGCAGGAACCGTTTTTTTGTATGGGATTTCGCGAAGAAAAAAGTATTGTATGAAGGATTGTGCTGCCACGGAATGGGAAAGGAGAGTACAGGTTCTACACCGGTATTCAGTAATGAGAGCGGAAGTTACTGCACGTCTTTAGGGAAATATAAAATTGGTATCCGGTCATACAGCCAGTGGGGCATACATGTACATTATAAAATGCACGGACTGGAGTCAACAAATTCAAATGCCTTTAACCGCATCGTTGTGCTGCATTCCTATAGTCTGGTATCAAATACCGAGATCTATCCCCGCCATCTTCCTATGGGTTATAGCCTGGGTTGTCCGGTTGTGTGCGATGATCTGATGACGCATTTAGATGTGTTGTTAAAAAAGAAAACAAAGCCGACGTTGTTGTGGATTTATAAGTAG
- a CDS encoding P-II family nitrogen regulator has protein sequence MKKIEAIVKPSKLKAIQAGLIKIGIPCMTVVPVKGVGLQQGFPEIYRGTEKSIVLLSKVMIICVVSDENLEKCIDVIIETGSEGKVGDGKIFVYDVLDAIRMRTRTRGDDAIR, from the coding sequence ATGAAAAAAATTGAAGCAATTGTAAAACCTTCAAAACTGAAGGCAATACAGGCAGGTTTAATTAAAATAGGTATTCCGTGTATGACTGTTGTGCCTGTAAAGGGCGTTGGCTTGCAGCAGGGCTTTCCGGAAATATACAGAGGTACAGAAAAGTCGATTGTACTCTTATCAAAAGTCATGATCATTTGTGTGGTGAGTGATGAGAATCTTGAAAAGTGTATCGATGTAATTATTGAAACAGGCTCCGAAGGAAAAGTCGGTGACGGAAAAATATTTGTCTACGATGTACTCGATGCAATTCGCATGCGTACGAGGACAAGAGGTGATGATGCGATAAGGTAA
- a CDS encoding phytanoyl-CoA dioxygenase family protein: protein MNAIAKHKENLLLDGFTIIDDIYSDEEVQQILAVIENADMSNETFRKSSDLFAIRQFLKEIPEAKELIYNKNLKKVGAELFGTDFFTVKSIYFDKPETSNWYVAYHQDLTISVDTKIDLAGFGPWTVKQNQFAVQPPLEILKNIFTIRIHLDDTNEENGALKVVPGSHAKNIYRPETIDWSVEKEISCNVKKGGIMIMKPLLLHSSGRTTNNKKRRVIHIEFSNQELPVELNWAERLN, encoded by the coding sequence ATGAATGCAATTGCGAAGCACAAAGAAAATCTATTGCTTGATGGGTTTACGATTATAGATGATATTTATTCAGATGAAGAAGTTCAACAGATTTTAGCAGTTATTGAAAATGCAGACATGTCGAATGAAACATTTCGAAAATCATCTGACTTGTTTGCAATACGGCAATTTTTAAAAGAAATTCCTGAAGCAAAAGAATTGATCTACAATAAAAATTTAAAGAAAGTAGGTGCTGAGCTTTTTGGTACTGATTTCTTTACTGTAAAAAGCATTTATTTTGACAAACCGGAAACATCAAACTGGTATGTAGCCTATCACCAGGACTTAACCATTTCAGTAGATACAAAAATTGACTTGGCAGGTTTTGGTCCATGGACGGTTAAGCAAAATCAATTTGCTGTTCAGCCTCCGCTAGAAATTCTTAAAAATATTTTTACGATACGCATCCATCTGGATGATACAAACGAAGAAAATGGTGCGTTGAAAGTTGTACCCGGTTCACATGCAAAAAATATTTACAGACCCGAAACCATTGATTGGTCAGTAGAAAAAGAAATTAGCTGTAATGTAAAGAAAGGTGGCATTATGATCATGAAGCCTTTATTGCTGCATAGTTCAGGAAGAACCACCAATAATAAAAAGCGACGTGTGATTCATATAGAATTTTCGAATCAGGAATTACCTGTTGAGTTAAACTGGGCAGAACGCTTGAATTAG
- a CDS encoding MarR family winged helix-turn-helix transcriptional regulator: MKPKETVCFNIKYSWHAISRMYNERASKYGTTAAVGFILLNIDVEKGTAATHIGPALGMEATSLSRVFNTMEQDGLIERRNDSSDKRKVTIFLTALGKDKRQIAKDFVLDFNNKVREQVSESKLNTFFEVLHEIQSIIDNKNTSLT, encoded by the coding sequence ATGAAACCCAAAGAAACCGTTTGCTTCAACATTAAATATTCCTGGCATGCCATTTCCAGAATGTATAATGAGCGTGCATCAAAATATGGTACTACTGCAGCAGTAGGTTTTATTCTGTTGAATATTGATGTTGAAAAAGGCACAGCAGCTACACATATCGGGCCGGCGCTGGGTATGGAAGCAACCAGCCTTTCAAGGGTATTTAATACTATGGAACAGGATGGATTAATTGAGCGTCGCAATGACAGCTCGGATAAACGAAAAGTGACGATTTTCCTTACGGCCCTTGGTAAAGATAAAAGACAAATAGCTAAAGATTTTGTATTGGATTTCAATAATAAAGTTCGTGAACAGGTTTCTGAATCTAAATTAAATACATTCTTCGAAGTGCTGCATGAAATTCAATCCATCATAGACAATAAAAATACATCGCTAACCTAA